The DNA window ggcatgtgtgtgtgtgtttgtgaatggtGAATGTGGTTGGGAAGGATTGGTCATATAAAAGGAGGTGAGGAAGTGCAGTGCTGTGCCGCCTAAGTGTGTTTCTTTTGGTTgctctctttttttgtgttgCTGCCTGAGACAGGTCAGAAGTGGTTCACTATTTTAAACAGCAGCACCATCACTAAAAgtcacgcgcgcacacacacacacacacacacacacacacacacacacacacacacacaaacacttacaTGCCGCACTGCAAATGTGAACTCAAATGACCTGTAAGCTTCCCCACCATTGACAATCCATTGCAAGGACTATTCCAGTTTAGTATTCATATGGCGTATGGTTCCAGAGTCCCACATTACTTTTCTTTTAATCCTCGTTTCGGAAGTAGCAGGAAAATGTCTTTTTCTCACAGCTTAGGCAGTCCCTTTTCACAATTTCACAATGAGATGATAGTTCTTCCCCCCTAAAGTTCTCTTTtaggagaaagacaaaaaaaaaaaaaaaaaaaaaaaaagcattagcgGGGCAAGAGAGCACTTCACACACCATGCttctgcaaaaaataaaaataaaaaatgagggAGCTTGAGaaggtaaaataaaataaatatatttaaaaaataaatgactcatatatattatatagatacAGAGATATCAGAGTCCTTCATATGGAAAGGTAAGACTACAAAAATCCATGAATGCGCAAGAGGTGAAAGCTGGAAAACTGGGGTTTGTCGAGCGATGCTTGGCAAATTTTACGcgagagtaaaaaaaaatgagttataataataataataataataataatgaaaaaaagcaaaacacttCATCTGCAAAAAAAAGTGTGTTAACAGGCTCCACTCGTTTGAGAGCATTCGTTTCAgtcacaaaaccaaaacaaagaaAGATACGGAGGAAGGAGGAAACAATACaaagagaaaaatagaaaaatttcaaaaaaaaaaaaaaaaaaaaaaaggaaattatGAAAAAGGGTACAAATGAAGTAAGAAAACAACAGCTTCCTATCAAAAGATACAAGATGTTTTCTCTCCTCTCGTTTTGCGTCGGTGTCGGTTTGTCTGCGTGGTGTCAGGGTGCACCATTCTGAGCGTCAAGTTCCAACAACCCCACCTTTATGGGAGCGTCCCCTCAGCTCACATGATGGAGCAGCATTTGCACGGCTGCTTCTCCTTGCCTTTGACCTCGGCTGCGATGGGCTCTGGCTCTACGGCGTCCTCGGATGCCTCCTGTACTTTGACCGGCTCGGCCGGACCTCCGTTGGGGGGAGCCTCCTGCTCCTCCTTGGCTTCGCTCTGAGCGCTCTTATTTTCTCCATCCTCGATAACCACCAGCTCAGCCTTTACAGTGGTGCTTTCCAGCCCCAGGACTTTCTTCGTCTCATCCTCGTCCTCCACGTTCTGGTAGCCCATGAACACCATGGTGACCGGGTTCTCTGTGCTGGCCTCCTTTACCTCCTCCTGTGGGACAGTGGCTGCTGGCTTGGCTTCAACCCCTGTGATCTCCATAATGGGCGTGTGCCCACTGTCTTCTGGTCCTGTCTCAGTTTCGTTTTTCTCCGCCTCTCTTTTGGGTGTGGCTCCGTCACCCTCGCTCATGGTGATCTCGTCAGCCTTGTGGATAAGCTCCTCCACTTCGGATGAGCTGAGCTGGTGTACGCCGTTGGCCACTGCGCCCACCTCGTGCACCACTGCAAAAGACAGCAAAAGGGGACAGGGAGAGTTATAAAGGGCACCCTGGATGTTTGGTAAAACTTCATTCGTACCCTTCACTGTAAGGCTGCCATAATAGTAGACACTGCAGTTAGAGGTGCAGCTACTCATCTATGGCTTCTACTGCATATTAGCAAACTAATATTGCTAATGTAAACCACCAGTCAATTTATAAAGACCTAGTGTTTTACTGGTGGCCAGTTTCAGATGGTCCAAGTTGGCCTTTGATGGTCATGACAATTGGCAATCTGTTTGTTCATGCCAGTAGTCCAGCTACACAATCAGtcagctcaatcctggtccaGGAGATTTCATTGACAGCATTTGGCTGAAGTGTATATCCAGAGTGACTGTACATCTCGCCAAAAcactcttattggtgcagcaTCATGCGCTCGCCTGTCTGAGGCTTATTATGCTTTTACCAAGTCAATGGCCACCAGTGGAAGGATGGTAACTGTGGTAATAGTAGACTTAGTAGTTCAGATCTAACACAGCTAGCTGTATTATTCAAATACCCCTAAAGTGTTACAGGGTTTTATTAGTCCAGGACTAAGATTGGGTACAACTGAGCATCAAACTTGAAAGAAAATATACCCTAAGCTTGTCTACCACCTACAAGGTGGCTTTAAGCAGGGAAGCTAATGTAATGGCTAAGGCATCCAATGAAATATTGTGCAGTTCTTACTGTAAAGAAAAttaatagtattattaatagtaaataaatgaactgcTTTTTTAACAGAATAATGTCTTTATGAATTATTTTCCTTAGGATTGTTTGATTCACCATAAAACACTAGTAAAGGATTATCAAACCAGTTGTGGTAAACTCTAAAGTCTTTAACTTTTTGGAAACGTTTTGAAATGACGTCCGGGGCGTCATTCCCAGCTCCGTCATCCAACTTCTGAAGTAAATGGAACGCAACATAAGTTTTAGGCTAAGAGTAACAGATGGAATCAAATCTTACAAAATTATGACAGCCTTACGGTAAAGTGAATGAACATCGTATTCAACAGCCACCAAAGGAAGACGGCAATTGTGGGAGGAAACAGTTCACTTCACTTGCTGAAAGTAGACACTTGGTTGTCCAAGTGTCTGCCAGAGGCTGTGGCAAGCTTAGCATACAGAGCAAAGGGGCTAAGCGGGGTGAACACATCAAAGGATCAGAACCAGGGTTAGCATTAGCAACTAGCAGGATTAGCAGGTCTGTAGGGGTGGAGGGTGCCTATATTTCATTTGGATTTATGTGAAAGTTTTTAAGACACAAAATCACTGTGCGTTATCTTAAAAACTTAATG is part of the Salminus brasiliensis chromosome 17, fSalBra1.hap2, whole genome shotgun sequence genome and encodes:
- the palm1a gene encoding paralemmin 1a isoform X2: MSEALSQQERLQAIAEKRKKQTEIENKKRQLEDDRRQLQHLKSKALRERWLLDGAPSAGSEEDEAKKQLQEDEAKTKGLEEAILRMEQELEELETGVSATSTKESLSDVAQQEETKAVESKVVGETVKVIREIKEVKVHVSPHLEKYRGDSDMMRAVVHEVGAVANGVHQLSSSEVEELIHKADEITMSEGDGATPKREAEKNETETGPEDSGHTPIMEITGVEAKPAATVPQEEVKEASTENPVTMVFMGYQNVEDEDETKKVLGLESTTVKAELVVIEDGENKSAQSEAKEEQEAPPNGGPAEPVKVQEASEDAVEPEPIAAEVKGKEKQPCKCCSIM
- the palm1a gene encoding paralemmin 1a isoform X3; protein product: MSEALSQQERLQAIAEKRKKQTEIENKKRQLEDDRRQLQHLKSKALRERWLLDGAPSAGSEEDEAKKQLQEDEAKTKGLEEAILRMEQELEELETGVSATSTKESLSDVAQQEETKAVESKVVGETVKVVHEVGAVANGVHQLSSSEVEELIHKADEITMSEGDGATPKREAEKNETETGPEDSGHTPIMEITGVEAKPAATVPQEEVKEASTENPVTMVFMGYQNVEDEDETKKVLGLESTTVKAELVVIEDGENKSAQSEAKEEQEAPPNGGPAEPVKVQEASEDAVEPEPIAAEVKGKEKQPCKCCSIM